The following is a genomic window from Meriones unguiculatus strain TT.TT164.6M chromosome 7, Bangor_MerUng_6.1, whole genome shotgun sequence.
CCGATTCCCTCTTCCGGCCCCCCGGAGGCACTGCATTCAGGCGGTGcgcagatacacatgcaggcaaaacacacacaaacacacaaaatcataaaataaaaagaagcaagtgGAGTGCAGGATAATGCatcaaatatataatattaaaaaaaaaaaaccatacacacaaaataaagccCTCGGTGGTCACCAGGAAACAGCGAAGGGACACCCTGTGTGAGGATGGTGCCCACGCCAGGTTCGGTGCTCActctgagaagaagaagaggcagTACTCTGAGCCGGCCAGGCAGGCCCCAGCTGTTCCGACACACCCCGTCTCCCGccctgcccctccctcttctccttcagccCCTGTCCCTGTCACTCACTGGCTAGGCTGGGACAGCTATGGCAGCACTGACTTGGATCCCTCTCCTTACGGGCAAGTCGGGGATCTTCTTCAGGGGAAGGGACAGGGTGAAGGGTGCGATTTCGGGGTCGTGAGGTAGAAGAGTAGGAAGTCCTCGGAAGAAGGGTGTGGGGTGGATGAAGTGGGGTCTAGAGGGTTTTGGGGAGCGGGGTGGCGCTAATGACTCAGGGATCCCGTGCTGGAAGCTGGACACTGAAGGATAGGTACTGGGAGCTTTGAAGGCAGAGGTGTCCTAGGGCCCTGGGTGGTCATGACAGGACAAGCCAAAAGGGTCGTGGGCTCTTTAATGAGCTGGCTGGGACTCCACTTCTGACAGATCAGGCTAAATTTGGCATTAAGAGGAAAGGCGGAGGCAGCCTGGGCAAGTCCACTCTGCTGGGCTCCGATTGGCCTAAAGCACAGACCCTGTTCTGGGTTCTTCTCTGGGAACTGGGGGCCTCGAACGGCTACCCCTTTTACTGAGGGTCCTCTCTGCCTCCAGCATCCCAGACCGTTGGTGTGGGATTCTGTCCCAAGAAACCtgaacacacacagcacaccccTTTCTCAACCAAACACCAATGCCCTCCCGCGTGGGCCTATAAAATATGGAATGAGAAGGTGGCTGGGGGTCCCATGAATCCAAAGACAGCAAAGGTCTGGGTCTTGTCACCCTCTAAACGATGCAGCAGGAAAGGGTCTGCACCCCACCGCTTGGAGCCAGACAGGAAGGAGTCCTTGGCTCTCATAGCGTCAGGAGCACTGTGGGGAATGGAGTCCACCCTCTGCCCTTTCCTGAAGCTGTCTCTGTGTCTGGGGACTGTGGGAACCCCACAGGTCTCCTGGCAGGGCTGAAGGACACCAAGGCTCAGCAGACAGCCTTATCCCCGCTCGTGGGTCGTGTTTTTGTGCACCCCTTGGAACACGCCACCTTCCTGCGCCTTCCCGAGCACATCGGTAAGAGCGGGGACAGGTGGGCCTGAGTGTGCCGATCCAACTCTCTCGACCTGTCTCGAGAGTTTCCAATTCCCTCTTGTTCCTCCCATCAGCGGTGCCACCTACCGTCCGCCTCACCTACCACGCCCACCTCCAGGGACATCCAGACCTGCCCCGGTGGCTGCGCTACACGCAGCGAAGTCCCTATAATCCTGGCTTCCTCTATGGTACTCCCACTCCAGAAGATCGCGGGCGTCAAGTCATCGAGGTGCGGGCCACAGAGCCATCCAGCCCCCTGCGGCCACTGGGGCCTCCCAGGAGTAGCCTGCCAGTGGGATTGATGTTTACGCCTGCTCATTTACATACAATTTGCATACACCCCCTCTGCCCGTGGTCAGCGCTCCGCAGCAGCTTTCCCTTAGCTCCAGGCCTCAGTCCTCTTTCCATTCCCCCCCAGGTCACAGCCTACAATCGGGACAGCTTTGACACCACTAGACAGCAGCTGGTGATGGAGATTGGGGACCCCGAAGGTACCTCCATTTCCGTTCCATTCCTCTCCTGGTGCCAGTCTTGAAGAGCCTTCCCTGGGAGAGTGTTGGGAAGCTGTGAGCGTCCTGGAGAAGGCGCATCAGGGCAGACATGGGGTTGATAGCTTTAGGGAAGAAGGTCCTGAATGAGGTTTGTCCTTGGGCTGTGGAACTAACTGAGCCGCCCACAGGCTGCGGGGCACTGGGCAGTCATGGGCTGCAGTGGGCCTGTGCTGTGTAATGGCCGTTGGCGCAGAGGTGTTGTGGGGATTACAGGAAAGTGTGGAGGAGGTTTAGGAAGCACCTGGGGAGCCAAGCACGGGATGGGGGTGCAGCTGAGCGCCCACTTGGCCTCCCCAGGTCCCCGGTTGCCATACCAAGCTGAGTTCCTGGTGCGGAGCCATGATGTGGAGGAGGTTCTGCCCTCCACACCTGCCAACCGCTTCCTCACAGCCTTGGGGGGCCTCTGGGAGCCAGGGGCGCTCCAGTTGCTCAACATCACTTCTGCCCTGGACCGTGGAGGccgagtccctcttcccattgagGGCAGGAAGGAAGGGTAAGGGGGCAACCCAGAAAGGGCTTCCTGGTTGAGCGGCAAAAAAAGCCATCTCCCCGATTTCCTCATCACCACTGCAGCATTTGTCCATCTCTTCTTTGTTTCCCACCACTGTCCACTCCCTTCCATCTTCATGGGCCCAAACCCTCGTTACCCTGAGCTCTGTACTTACTGACACCCCATGAGGACATATGAGATCCATCTGTTACGAGATGTTTCTGGGGTCCATGAAGAGTGCTCTCAGGTCTTGGGGGCTGTGCCTTCTCCCACCAGTTCCTGATGCTCCCGATGGGCCGCTTCTCCTAGCCGCCCTCCCCCACCCTCGGGTTTCACCCCCGTCTCGACACCGGAGTGGTACCCTGCTCGCTTCCACTGTGCCGACGGCGGCTCCTTTCTTCTCCAGGGTGTACATCAAGGTGGGCTCTGCCACGCCCTTCTCCACCTGCCTGAAGATGGTGGCATCACCTGACAGCTATGCCCGTTGTGCTCAGGGGCAGCCTCCGTTACTGTCCTGCTACGACACCTTGGCACCCCACTTCCGTGTTGACTGGTGCAATGTGTCTCTGGTGAGGAGGGATCCTGGCTCCAGGGTTTGGGTTTTAGGGTATAGCCCTCATCAATTCTGCTCCATCTATGATTTCCTTAGCTcagctctttttttgttttctctgatgGTGTcagtttgagtctcagcatcattCTGTGGGCTCTgtcgtggacacacacacatacacatacacttctACTTTCTGCCACAAGAGGGCGACAAAGCCTATAATCCACATCTGGAGTCCCCAGCTCTGAGTCCCAGATCTGCTCAGCTAAAAACTACCAAGAGTTCCTAAGCAAGCGCTGATCATGCGTCTGTGTGACACCTCTATCTGCTTCCGGCGGAAGTGCCTCCAAACAAGCCTGCCTGCACTGAGAGGCCCATTGCGGCTCTCGGTGAAGTTTCAAGGGACCCCGGAGATCTTGACTCCCAGGCTGGAAACTGCTGGTGCGCCCTGCTCCGGGGAACCAGCAAAGGGAGACTCCATCAGGGTTAAGTGGTAAACCGGATCACTGACAACCTGCTGA
Proteins encoded in this region:
- the Sgca gene encoding alpha-sarcoglycan; this translates as MAALTWIPLLTGLLAGLKDTKAQQTALSPLVGRVFVHPLEHATFLRLPEHIAVPPTVRLTYHAHLQGHPDLPRWLRYTQRSPYNPGFLYGTPTPEDRGRQVIEVTAYNRDSFDTTRQQLVMEIGDPEGPRLPYQAEFLVRSHDVEEVLPSTPANRFLTALGGLWEPGALQLLNITSALDRGGRVPLPIEGRKEGVYIKVGSATPFSTCLKMVASPDSYARCAQGQPPLLSCYDTLAPHFRVDWCNVSLVDKSVPEPLDEMPTPGDGILEHDPFFCPPTEATGRDFLADALVTLLVPLLVALLLTLLLAYVMCCRREGRLKRDMATSDIQMFHHCTIHGNTEELRQMAASREVPRPLSTLPMFNVRTGERLPPRVDSAQMPLILDQH